Proteins encoded together in one Spinacia oleracea cultivar Varoflay unplaced genomic scaffold, BTI_SOV_V1 SOVchr0_028, whole genome shotgun sequence window:
- the LOC130464982 gene encoding uncharacterized protein, translating into MNHLFIQCPSSKLLWDLQLTKHWLDYFITSHDLLENLTLLRKYPSDLCKFTFLIWSLWKERNDCTFNNASFNPFRVFYKANSAYHEWQSRLQLDYHQLTGTPITTLNSTPPPLPSPPIMVRWYPPPLGTFKLNFDGSSKSSSAAAGIIIRNNEGISISACTFNLGQTQAFMAEAIALHKGLQEARRLQIDNLLIEGDNLLIINAVKGVWSTPWKISNIISDIKHLLTLFTTWDIKHIFREANSAADWIANVGHLIVGNIYIDPTNSQR; encoded by the coding sequence ATGAATCATCTTTTCATTCAATGCCCTTCCTCTAAACTCTTGTGGGATCTCCAATTAACTAAACACTGGCTGGATTATTTTATCACCTCCCACGACCTTCTTGAAAATCTAACCCTTCTCAGGAAGTACCCCTCTGATTTATGTAAGTTCACCTTCCTAATTTGGTCCCTTTGGAAGGAAAGAAACGATTGTACCTTCAACAATGCGTCCTTCAACCCATTCCGGGTTTTCTACAAGGCAAACTCTGCTTACCATGAATGGCAATCTCGTCTCCAACTTGACTATCACCAGCTTACGGGCACCCCTATCACTACCCTCAATTCCACCCCTCCACCTCTCCCTTCCCCTCCAATCATGGTTCGCTGGTACCCCCCTCCACTCGGCACCTTCAAACTCAACTTCGACGGCTCCAGTAAATCTTCTTCAGCAGCAGCAGGAATCATCATCCGTAATAATGAAGGAATTTCAATTTCAGCATGTACTTTTAATCTTGGTCAAACTCAAGCCTTCATGGCTGAAGCCATCGCTCTCCACAAAGGTCTACAAGAAGCTAGGCGTCTTCAGATCGATAATCTCCTTATCGAAGGTGATAATCTTCTTATCATTAATGCAGTTAAAGGGGTGTGGTCTACTCCTTGGAAGATCAGTAACATTATTTCTGATATCAAACATCTCCTCACCCTCTTTACCACGTGGGATATCAAGCACATTTTCAGAGAAGCAAATTCGGCTGCAGATTGGATAGCGAATGTCGGTCACCTAATTGTtggaaatatatatatagatcCTACTAATAGCCAGAGATAG